Proteins encoded together in one Caballeronia sp. NK8 window:
- a CDS encoding NAD(P)-dependent oxidoreductase: MRVLVTGGSGFLAAWVMRRLLARGMQIRAFDVREDVRLLRALAPEHADNVQWRVGDIGEARDVASALDGCDAVIHLAGILTPACAADPVRGARINLMGTLNVFDAAIACGLRSVLYASSAGVFGPDDGATPHPVTHYGAFKLACEGSARAYWHDRGIASIGFRPLVVYGAGRETGSSAGPSLACRAAARGEPYTIPFTGATGLVYADDVAAAYELALARDFDGAHAFTLAGDITPMHSVIDTLKTIAPAARIDAAGAPLPIATSFPDDPALARMLPDLPRTPLIDGLRQTVAFYR, translated from the coding sequence ATGCGAGTGCTGGTGACAGGTGGAAGCGGTTTTCTGGCGGCGTGGGTGATGCGGCGTCTGCTCGCACGCGGCATGCAGATACGCGCATTCGACGTGCGCGAGGACGTGCGGCTCCTGCGCGCGCTCGCGCCCGAGCATGCCGATAACGTGCAATGGCGCGTCGGCGATATCGGAGAAGCGCGCGATGTCGCGAGCGCGCTCGATGGCTGCGACGCCGTCATCCATCTCGCCGGGATTCTCACGCCGGCCTGCGCCGCCGATCCGGTGCGCGGCGCGCGCATCAACCTGATGGGCACGCTGAACGTGTTCGATGCGGCCATCGCGTGCGGTTTGCGCTCGGTGCTGTATGCGAGCAGCGCCGGCGTCTTCGGCCCCGACGATGGCGCGACGCCTCATCCCGTGACGCACTACGGCGCGTTCAAGCTGGCGTGCGAGGGGTCGGCGCGCGCGTACTGGCACGATCGCGGGATCGCGAGCATCGGCTTTCGGCCGCTCGTCGTGTATGGCGCGGGGCGCGAAACCGGTTCGAGCGCGGGGCCGAGCCTTGCATGCCGCGCGGCCGCGCGCGGCGAGCCGTACACGATTCCGTTCACCGGCGCGACCGGCCTCGTCTACGCCGATGACGTCGCCGCGGCCTACGAACTCGCGCTCGCACGCGATTTCGACGGCGCGCACGCGTTCACGCTCGCGGGCGACATCACGCCGATGCACAGCGTCATCGACACGCTGAAGACGATCGCGCCCGCCGCGCGCATCGATGCGGCGGGCGCGCCCTTGCCCATCGCGACATCCTTCCCCGACGATCCCGCGCTCGCCCGCATGCTTCCGGATCTGCCGAGGACGCCGCTCATCGACGGATTGCGGCAAACCGTGGCGTTCTATCGATAG
- a CDS encoding FAD-dependent oxidoreductase, translating to MVETLDNLGQNEIFDVVVVGAGGAGMSAALVAAIDGARVLLVEATEYVGGTTAFSAGTTWIPGSMHAAGVNRDDTAANAEGFLNRAVGERSSAAMRRAFLDAGPKAVAHIEANSDVKYRARPFHPDYLSEVEGSTLRGRALEPLPFDGRKLGREFALIRPPLPEFTVLGGMMVDRDDVGHLLNMTKSFGSFAHAMKLLARHARDRMNSPRGTRLVMGNALIGRLLYTLLQRGVTILTGTKVEALHRGANGIEAVTLSHVNTRRRIGVNGGVILASGGFNRHPQRRAAMLPGADPAWCPGAPGHTGSAQDLALGVGARFGEGALSNAFWAPVSVRKRADGTTAVFPHFIMDRGKPGMITVDKTGKRFLNENTSYHLFGIAMQRANESTPSVPAYLVTDAEGLRKYGLGMVRPGGRGLAPFLADGYLVEGRTLDELAARLGIDKTGLADSVARINRYAQTGVDADFQRGTTDYQNANGDANWTGPNKCLGPIGQAPFYAVRLYPGDIGAATGLVTDTDARVLDRDDQPIAGLYACGNDMQSVMGGVYPGPGITLGPGLAFGYLAARHAVARGQTSHEAFTLPVDLHTPEHAR from the coding sequence ATGGTGGAGACACTGGACAATCTAGGGCAGAACGAAATTTTCGATGTCGTGGTGGTCGGCGCGGGCGGCGCGGGCATGTCGGCGGCGCTCGTCGCGGCGATCGACGGCGCGCGCGTGTTGCTGGTCGAAGCCACCGAATACGTCGGCGGCACGACGGCGTTTTCGGCGGGCACGACATGGATTCCCGGATCGATGCACGCGGCGGGCGTCAATCGCGACGATACCGCCGCGAACGCCGAAGGTTTTCTGAATCGCGCGGTCGGCGAGCGCAGCAGCGCCGCGATGCGCCGCGCGTTCCTCGATGCGGGTCCGAAAGCGGTCGCGCATATCGAAGCGAATTCCGATGTGAAATACCGCGCGCGGCCGTTTCATCCGGATTATTTGTCGGAAGTCGAAGGCTCGACGTTGCGTGGCCGCGCGCTCGAGCCGCTGCCGTTCGACGGCCGCAAGCTCGGCCGCGAATTCGCGCTGATCCGTCCGCCGCTTCCCGAATTCACGGTGCTTGGCGGCATGATGGTGGACCGTGACGACGTAGGGCACCTGCTCAACATGACGAAGTCGTTCGGGTCGTTCGCTCACGCGATGAAACTGCTCGCGCGTCACGCGCGCGACCGCATGAATTCGCCGCGCGGCACCCGGCTCGTGATGGGAAACGCGCTGATCGGACGGTTGCTGTACACGCTGCTGCAGCGCGGCGTCACGATTCTGACGGGCACGAAGGTCGAAGCGCTGCATCGTGGCGCGAACGGAATCGAAGCCGTGACGCTCAGCCACGTCAACACGCGACGGCGCATCGGCGTGAACGGCGGCGTGATTCTCGCGAGCGGCGGCTTCAATCGGCATCCGCAGCGTCGCGCGGCGATGTTGCCCGGCGCCGATCCGGCCTGGTGCCCCGGCGCGCCCGGCCACACCGGCAGCGCGCAGGATCTCGCGCTGGGTGTGGGCGCGCGTTTCGGCGAGGGCGCGCTGTCGAACGCATTCTGGGCGCCGGTCTCGGTGCGCAAGCGCGCCGACGGCACCACTGCCGTATTTCCGCACTTCATCATGGATCGCGGCAAGCCGGGCATGATCACCGTCGATAAGACGGGCAAGCGCTTTCTGAACGAGAACACCTCATATCACCTGTTCGGCATCGCGATGCAGCGGGCGAACGAATCGACGCCTTCGGTGCCCGCATATCTCGTTACGGATGCCGAAGGATTGCGCAAGTACGGCCTCGGCATGGTGCGGCCGGGCGGCCGTGGCCTCGCGCCGTTCCTCGCCGATGGCTATCTCGTCGAAGGCCGCACGCTCGACGAACTGGCGGCCAGGCTCGGCATCGACAAGACCGGTCTCGCCGATAGCGTCGCGCGCATCAATCGTTATGCGCAAACTGGCGTCGATGCGGATTTTCAGCGCGGCACGACCGACTATCAGAATGCCAACGGCGATGCCAACTGGACCGGCCCGAACAAGTGCCTCGGTCCGATCGGCCAGGCGCCGTTTTACGCGGTGCGACTCTATCCGGGCGATATCGGCGCGGCAACCGGCCTCGTCACCGACACCGATGCACGCGTGCTCGATCGCGACGATCAGCCGATCGCCGGTCTCTACGCCTGCGGCAACGACATGCAGTCGGTGATGGGCGGCGTCTATCCGGGTCCGGGCATCACGCTGGGTCCGGGTCTCGCGTTCGGCTATCTGGCGGCGCGGCATGCGGTGGCGCGTGGCCAGACATCTCACGAAGCGTTCACGCTGCCCGTCGATCTTCATACGCCCGAGCACGCCCGATGA
- a CDS encoding SulP family inorganic anion transporter translates to MQDSTRSPSASTRFLKGILPINRRAALRDALAGISLASMDIPQVLGYARIAGMPAVTGLYTAFLPLLAFALFGASRHLVVAADSATATIFASKVSSMAAMGSPEYVALAGMVALQTAALLLLARLFKLGFLADFLSRTVLTGFLAGVGVQVSIAMLGDLFGMTVPYPSSRSVAQFVYVIGHVTRAHGLTLGLALLVIVAILACKRFAPRLPMPLVAVIGSIAASKAFDFAAHGISVLGPIDGGLPAIRFPDVTWQQCLDLMPVAASCFVMIIAQSAAAARVFAQQYHEDVDTNSDILGLAAANAAAAVSGTFVVNGSPTQTAMAERAGTRSQFGQIVFAAVVAIVLLFLSGYLRYLPHCVLAAIVFTIAIGLVNVQSLKDIRAESPGEFTLALVTAGAVVLMGVEHGILLAVALSLLRHVRHSYHPHTMVLTPVAPGKPWRFMPTQPGAMTAPDLIVYRFGADLFYANDHLFVAEVQQLVDTASDGLRHVVVDAGAITDLDYSAARTIGELIESLRGRGVAVLFGRVNRFLRSDMDRHGLTRVLGAQNVFDTLHEALAAAGVNPAAHESEPL, encoded by the coding sequence ATGCAAGACTCGACTCGAAGCCCGTCGGCGAGCACACGATTTCTCAAAGGCATCCTGCCGATCAACCGGCGAGCGGCCCTGCGCGATGCGCTCGCCGGCATCTCGCTCGCGTCGATGGATATTCCGCAAGTGCTCGGCTATGCGCGCATCGCCGGCATGCCCGCGGTCACGGGGCTGTACACCGCGTTCCTGCCGCTCCTCGCGTTCGCGCTGTTCGGCGCGTCGCGGCATCTCGTCGTCGCCGCCGATTCCGCGACGGCGACCATCTTCGCGAGCAAGGTCTCGTCGATGGCCGCGATGGGCAGCCCCGAGTACGTCGCGCTCGCGGGCATGGTCGCGTTGCAGACCGCCGCGCTCCTGCTGCTCGCGCGCCTTTTCAAGCTCGGTTTTCTGGCCGACTTTCTGTCGCGCACGGTGCTGACGGGTTTTCTCGCGGGCGTCGGCGTGCAGGTGTCGATCGCGATGCTCGGCGATCTGTTCGGCATGACCGTGCCCTATCCATCGTCGCGCAGCGTCGCCCAGTTCGTGTATGTGATCGGGCATGTGACGCGCGCGCATGGACTGACGCTCGGGCTCGCGTTGCTCGTGATCGTCGCCATTCTGGCCTGCAAGCGCTTCGCGCCTCGCCTGCCGATGCCGCTCGTCGCTGTCATCGGCAGCATCGCCGCGAGCAAGGCTTTCGATTTCGCCGCGCACGGGATTTCGGTGCTGGGTCCAATCGATGGCGGCCTGCCCGCGATCCGCTTCCCCGATGTCACCTGGCAGCAGTGTCTCGATCTCATGCCGGTGGCGGCGTCGTGCTTCGTGATGATCATCGCGCAGAGCGCGGCGGCAGCGCGCGTGTTCGCGCAGCAATATCACGAGGATGTGGATACCAACAGCGACATTCTCGGCCTCGCGGCGGCGAACGCGGCGGCTGCGGTAAGCGGCACGTTCGTCGTCAACGGCAGCCCGACGCAGACCGCGATGGCCGAGCGCGCCGGTACGCGCAGCCAGTTCGGACAGATCGTTTTCGCCGCGGTCGTCGCGATCGTGCTGTTGTTTCTGAGCGGCTATCTGCGCTATCTGCCACATTGCGTGCTGGCGGCCATCGTGTTCACGATCGCGATCGGCCTCGTGAATGTGCAAAGCCTGAAGGACATCCGCGCCGAAAGTCCGGGCGAGTTCACGCTCGCGCTCGTCACGGCCGGCGCGGTCGTGCTGATGGGCGTGGAGCACGGTATTCTGCTCGCGGTCGCGCTGTCGCTGCTGCGGCACGTGCGCCACAGCTATCATCCGCACACGATGGTGCTCACGCCCGTCGCGCCCGGCAAACCCTGGCGCTTCATGCCGACGCAGCCAGGTGCGATGACCGCGCCGGACCTGATCGTCTACCGCTTCGGCGCGGATCTGTTCTATGCGAACGACCATCTGTTCGTCGCGGAAGTGCAGCAACTCGTCGATACGGCTTCTGATGGACTGCGCCATGTCGTCGTCGATGCGGGCGCGATCACCGATCTGGATTACTCCGCCGCGCGTACGATCGGCGAGCTGATCGAGTCACTGCGTGGGCGCGGCGTCGCGGTGCTGTTCGGTCGCGTCAATCGTTTTCTGCGCAGCGATATGGACCGGCACGGGCTGACCCGCGTGCTCGGTGCGCAAAACGTGTTCGACACGCTCCACGAAGCGCTCGCGGCGGCGGGCGTGAATCCGGCCGCGCACGAATCTGAACCGCTGTGA